DNA from Amycolatopsis sp. DSM 110486:
CCGGCGTCGTGTTCGAGAAGTCGGACCAGGCCGCGATGATCGGCATCGGCGTGCTGCTGGCGCTGGGCACGATGCTGTTCGCCAACGCCCGCGTGCGCGCGGACGCGACCGGCATCGAGGTCCGCAACGTGATCACGACCCGCCGGTTCCTGTGGAGCGACGTCCTGTCGGTCAGCTTCCCCGACGGTGCTTCGTGGGCCCGGCTGGAGCTGCCCGACGACGAGTACTTCTCCGTGATGGCCGTGCAGGCCGTCGACCGTGATCGCGCGGTCGCCGCCGTGCGTGCGCTGCGCAAGCTGCACAAGGCGGCCACGGGTTCCTGACCGGCGGACTACGGCTCCAGGTCGACGACGATCGGAGCGTGGTCCGACGGGCCCTTGCCCTTGCGGGCTTCACGGTCCACATAGGAATCGTGTACGGCCTTGGTGAACGGCTCGTTGCCGTACACGAGGTCGATGCGCATGCCGCGGTTGTTGGGGAAGTTCCCGGCGCGGTAGTCCCAGTACGTGAACGGGTGGTCGTACTTCAGCGGGCGCGGGAACACGTCCGCCAGCCCGAGGTCGCGCAGGCGGGCCAGCGCCGCGCGTTCGGGTTCGGTCACGTGGGTGGAGCCGTCGAACAGCGACCGGTCCCACACGTCGGAGTCGGTGGGGGCGACGTTGAAGTCGCCGAGCACGGCGAACGGTGTCTCCGACAGCTCTGCCGCGACGGTCGTACGCAAGGCTTCGAGCCATTCGAGTTTGTACGCGTAATGCGGGTTGTCGGGCTCCCGGCCGTTGGGCACATACACCGACCACACCCGCACGCCGCCGCAGGTGGCGCCGACGGCGCGGGCTTCCGAGGCGCCTTCGAACCGCGGTTCGCCCGTGAGGCCGCGGACCACGTCGTCGAGGCCCACGCGCGAGACGATCGCGACGCCGTTCCACCGGCCGAGTCCGTAGGCGGCGACGTCGTAGCCGAGCGCCTTCACCTCGTCGGCCGGGAACGCTTCGGTGGTGTTCTTGAGCTCCTGCAAGCAGAGCACGTCGGGTGCCGAGTGCTCGAGCCAGTCGAGCACGCGGGGCAGCCGCGGCACGATCGAGTTGACGTTCCAGGTCGCGATCCTCACGACCGCCAGGATAGGGGTGCGTGGCCCGGGGCACCCGGCCACGCACCCCCGCTCGGGGTGTCTCGAACAAGCCCGGCTCAAACTCCCGCGGTGGTGCGGATCCACGAGCGGCTGGTGGCGACGCTCGCGTAGTTGTTGGTGCCGCGGGTGTTCGTGCCGCTCTGGTTCTGCACGGTCGACGCGACGCCGACCTGTACGCCGTTCGAGACCTCGGGGCCGCCCGAGTCGCCCTTCCACGCGGCGCCGTTGATCCCGACGCTCTGGATCGCGCGGCCGCCGTACGCGTCGGTGGAGCGGCCGGTGACCTGCACGTTGGTGACCTTCAGCGCCGACGCAGGCGGGCCGGTCGGGGTCGTGCGGCCCCAGCCGTAGAGCTGGTTGGTGCTGCCGGTGGCCGGGTCGGCGCTGCCGAGGGTGATCGGCTTGGCCGTGGTGGCCTGCGCGAGGTGCAGGAGGGCGATGTCGCCGTTGGGTGACTCTTCCTCGCGGTCGACGGCGATCTTGGTGCCGCCGAAGAGCGTGTTGGTGCCCACGCGCACGTACATGCCGCTGCCGTCTTCGTCGAGGCAGTGCACGGCCGTCATCACCCAGCGCGACGCGACGACCGTGCCAGAGCAGTTGAAGCCCTGGAAGTCGCGGCCCGGGGTGTTGACGTAGACCTGGGCGCCCCAGCTGACGGCGGGCGCGGTGCCGCCGCCCACGATGTTCGTCTGCGCGGTGGCGGCGGTGCCGCCGGCCAAGGTCAACGCGGCCACTGCGGCTGTAACCGCGCCGGCGAAACGGATGCTTCTCAAGGGAGGATCCTTTCGGTGGGGACCGGAAGAGCCGGGTCTCGGCTGGGACGGACCGTAATCAGCGCGTCACCCGGCGGGGAACCGACGAAGGTCGCGCGTGTCCGAATCACCCGACTTCCGTCGGGCCGGGGGAGCGCGGTGGGCCCGGGATCGGGCATCGGGCGGGCAAGGGTTGCGCCCTAGCCGTGCACTGGATGGCTCCCGTGTACCGGGGCCTCGCAAATCTGTCGGGGCCGCGCCATAGTCCATCCATGCCCCCGCCTCCACCCTCAACGGAGGCGCTACGCGCCACTGCGTAGATTTGGGAGGTGGCTGACCCGACCACCTACCGTCCCTCGCCGGGGAGCATCCCGGACGCCCCTGGCGTGTACAAGTTCCGCGACGCCGCCAAGCGGGTCATCTACGTCGGCAAGGCCAAGAGCCTGCGCAGCAGGCTGAACTCCTACTTCGCCGACCTCATGGGCCTGCACCCGCGCACGCGCCAGATGGTCACCACGGCCGCGAGCGTCGAGTGGACCGTGGTCACCACCGAGGTCGAGGCACTGCAGCTCGAGTACAACTGGATCAAGGAGTTCGACCCGCGGTTCAACGTCCGCTACCGCGACGACAAGAGCTATCCGGTGCTCGCGGTGACGTTGAACGAGGAGTACCCGCGCCTGCACGTCTACCGCGGGGCGCGCAAGAAGGGCGTGCGCTACTTCGGGCCGTACTCCCACGCGTGGGCCATCCGCGAGACGCTCGACCTGCTGCTGCGCGTGTTCCCGGCGCGCACGTGCTCGGCCGGCGTGTTCCGCCGCCACGG
Protein-coding regions in this window:
- a CDS encoding trypsin-like serine protease, whose product is MAALTLAGGTAATAQTNIVGGGTAPAVSWGAQVYVNTPGRDFQGFNCSGTVVASRWVMTAVHCLDEDGSGMYVRVGTNTLFGGTKIAVDREEESPNGDIALLHLAQATTAKPITLGSADPATGSTNQLYGWGRTTPTGPPASALKVTNVQVTGRSTDAYGGRAIQSVGINGAAWKGDSGGPEVSNGVQVGVASTVQNQSGTNTRGTNNYASVATSRSWIRTTAGV
- a CDS encoding PH domain-containing protein, with protein sequence MCSVLAVLLLAVFIVVAILLRNSHTGVVFEKSDQAAMIGIGVLLALGTMLFANARVRADATGIEVRNVITTRRFLWSDVLSVSFPDGASWARLELPDDEYFSVMAVQAVDRDRAVAAVRALRKLHKAATGS
- a CDS encoding exodeoxyribonuclease III, whose amino-acid sequence is MRIATWNVNSIVPRLPRVLDWLEHSAPDVLCLQELKNTTEAFPADEVKALGYDVAAYGLGRWNGVAIVSRVGLDDVVRGLTGEPRFEGASEARAVGATCGGVRVWSVYVPNGREPDNPHYAYKLEWLEALRTTVAAELSETPFAVLGDFNVAPTDSDVWDRSLFDGSTHVTEPERAALARLRDLGLADVFPRPLKYDHPFTYWDYRAGNFPNNRGMRIDLVYGNEPFTKAVHDSYVDREARKGKGPSDHAPIVVDLEP